Proteins encoded together in one Anguilla anguilla isolate fAngAng1 chromosome 9, fAngAng1.pri, whole genome shotgun sequence window:
- the LOC118235370 gene encoding uncharacterized protein LOC118235370, which produces MLCKKYWSFWTFLCCGLIPVMGQSHCQRPCEPVRHGLAVPLDADVLLPCSFQSGLLQEAQSLGLAVVWRQGQLNYLVELKLPEEALFWDSRKGRVGVFKHLFHEGNFSILMRSVQESDLGLYRCELFEGINCSIGCQEVELSLRKAGDARTGVMVNYWYCVAGGGVFLLLLLGCACCVRYRCVKVQQVQQPSHSSGCSTIEYADNDLYVNLMYYQGQLPQEIEGCHSSSSSNRKQDEGDGQEMPLSIDACVAEFQF; this is translated from the exons ATGCTGTGCAAGAAGTATTGGTCTTTCTGGACATTCTTGTGCTGTGGTTTGATTCCTGTGATGG gACAGAGCCACTGCCAAAGACCTTGTGAGCCAGTCAGGCATGGTCTGGCCGTTCCGCTCGACGCTGATGTCCTTCTGCCCTGCAGCTTCCAGTCTGGCCTGCTCCAGGAGGCCCAGAGTTTGGGGCTAGCTGTTGTGTGGAGACAGGGCCAATTAAATTATTTGGTGGAGCTCAAGCTGCCTGAAGAAGCCTTATTCTGGGATTCTAGGAAAGGCAGAGTTGGAGTCTTCAAACATCTTTTCCACGAAGGCAACTTCTCCATCCTTATGAGATCGGTCCAAGAATCTGACCTGGGCTTGTACCGCTGTGAGCTGTTTGAGGGGATCAACTGTAGCATTGGCTGTCAAGAGGTGGAACTGAGTCTGCGAAAAGCAG GTGATGCACGGACGGGTGTGATGGTGAACTACTGGTACTGCGTAGCTGGCGGGGGGGTCTTCCTTTTACTGCTCCTTGGTTGCGCTTGTTGTGTACGGTATAGAT GTGTCAAGGTGCAGCAGGTGCAGCAGCCAAG CCACAGTTCTGGATGCTCCACTATTG AATATGCAGATAATGATTTGTACGTCAACCTGATGTACTATCAAg GCCAACTTCCCCAGGAAATCGAAGGTTGCcatagtagcagtagcagtaacagaaaacaggatgaag GCGATGGACAAGAAATGCCGCTGTCTATCGATGCCTGCGTAgctgaatttcagttttaa